Proteins from a single region of Pseudarthrobacter sp. NIBRBAC000502772:
- the thrS gene encoding threonine--tRNA ligase, which translates to MSDAQQITLIVDGEETKVTTGTTGAELFFERRDVVVARVNGELKDLDQELPEGAEIEGVTIDSPDGLDVLRHSTAHVMAQAVQQLRPDAKLGIGPYITDGFYFDFDVAEPFTPEDLKTLEKMMLKIVNQNQKFVRRVVSEDEAREAMKNEPYKLELLGKKNNAAEAGEGVNVEVGAGDITIYNNVERKEGTTVWCDLCRGPHLPNTKLISNAFALTRSSSAYWLGNQKNQQLQRIYGTAWPTKDALKAYQERIAEAERRDHRKLGVELDLFSFPDELGSGLPVFHPKGGIIRKEMEDYSRQRHVDAGYEFVYTPHITKGHLYEVSGHLDWYKEGMFPAMHVDAELNDDGTVRKPGQDYYLKPMNCPMHNLIFRSRGRSYRELPLRLFEFGSVYRYEKSGVVHGLTRVRGMTQDDAHIYCTREQMKDELTKTLKFVLDLLKDYGLNDFYLELSTKDPEKYVGEDAAWEEATRTLAEVAEESGLELVADPGGAAFYGPKISVQTKDALGRTWQMSTIQLDFNLPERFELEFQAADGTRQRPVMIHRALFGSIERFMGVLTEHYAGAFPAWLSPVQVVGIPVAETFNEYMFDVVDQLKAAGIRAEVDTSSDRFPKKIRTASKDKIPFVLIAGGDDAEAGAVSFRFRDGSQDNGVPVAEAVKRITEAVRNRTS; encoded by the coding sequence GTGTCAGATGCCCAGCAGATCACCCTCATCGTCGATGGCGAAGAGACCAAGGTGACTACCGGGACAACCGGTGCGGAACTCTTCTTTGAGCGCCGCGACGTTGTTGTTGCCCGCGTCAACGGCGAGCTGAAGGACCTGGACCAGGAGCTGCCCGAGGGCGCCGAGATCGAGGGCGTCACCATCGATTCCCCGGACGGCCTGGACGTCCTCCGCCACTCCACCGCCCACGTCATGGCCCAGGCCGTGCAGCAGCTGCGCCCGGACGCCAAGCTGGGCATCGGCCCGTACATCACCGACGGCTTCTACTTCGACTTCGACGTCGCTGAACCGTTCACCCCCGAGGACCTCAAGACCCTCGAGAAGATGATGCTCAAGATCGTCAACCAGAACCAGAAGTTCGTCCGCCGCGTGGTCAGCGAGGACGAGGCCCGCGAGGCCATGAAGAACGAGCCCTACAAGCTCGAACTCCTGGGCAAGAAGAACAACGCCGCCGAAGCCGGCGAGGGCGTCAACGTCGAGGTCGGCGCCGGCGACATCACCATCTACAACAATGTCGAGCGCAAAGAGGGCACCACGGTCTGGTGCGACCTCTGCCGCGGCCCGCACCTGCCCAACACCAAGCTCATCTCCAACGCCTTCGCCCTGACCCGGTCCTCCTCCGCGTACTGGCTGGGCAACCAGAAGAACCAGCAGCTCCAGCGCATCTACGGCACCGCCTGGCCCACCAAGGACGCGCTCAAGGCCTACCAGGAGCGCATCGCCGAGGCCGAGCGGCGCGACCACCGCAAGCTCGGCGTCGAACTTGACCTGTTCTCCTTCCCTGACGAGCTGGGCTCCGGCCTGCCGGTGTTCCACCCCAAAGGCGGCATTATCCGCAAGGAGATGGAGGACTACTCCCGCCAGCGCCACGTCGACGCCGGCTACGAGTTCGTCTACACGCCCCACATCACCAAGGGCCACCTGTACGAAGTCTCGGGCCACCTGGACTGGTACAAGGAAGGCATGTTCCCGGCCATGCATGTGGACGCGGAACTCAATGATGACGGCACCGTGCGCAAGCCCGGCCAGGACTACTACCTGAAGCCGATGAACTGCCCCATGCACAACCTGATCTTCCGCTCGCGTGGACGGTCCTACCGCGAACTGCCCCTGCGTCTCTTCGAATTCGGTTCGGTCTACCGGTACGAAAAGTCCGGCGTGGTACACGGCCTGACCCGGGTCCGTGGCATGACACAGGACGACGCCCACATCTACTGCACCCGCGAGCAGATGAAGGACGAACTCACCAAGACACTCAAGTTCGTGCTCGACCTGCTGAAGGACTACGGCCTGAACGACTTCTACCTGGAGCTGTCCACCAAGGACCCGGAGAAGTACGTCGGCGAAGACGCAGCCTGGGAAGAAGCCACCCGGACACTCGCCGAAGTGGCTGAGGAATCCGGCTTGGAACTCGTCGCGGATCCGGGCGGCGCGGCCTTCTACGGCCCGAAGATCTCCGTCCAGACCAAGGATGCACTCGGGCGAACCTGGCAGATGTCCACCATCCAGCTGGACTTCAACCTCCCGGAACGCTTCGAGCTGGAATTCCAGGCAGCTGACGGCACACGCCAGCGTCCTGTGATGATCCACCGTGCGCTCTTCGGTTCCATCGAGCGGTTCATGGGTGTCCTCACCGAGCACTACGCCGGCGCGTTCCCCGCGTGGCTTTCCCCCGTGCAGGTGGTGGGCATCCCGGTGGCCGAAACGTTCAACGAGTACATGTTCGACGTCGTTGACCAGCTCAAGGCGGCGGGCATCCGCGCAGAGGTGGATACGTCCTCGGACAGGTTCCCCAAGAAGATCCGCACCGCCAGCAAGGACAAGATCCCGTTTGTCCTGATCGCCGGCGGCGACGACGCCGAGGCGGGCGCGGTGTCCTTCCGTTTCCGTGACGGGAGCCAGGACAACGGCGTGCCGGTGGCCGAGGCCGTCAAGCGAATCACGGAAGCCGTCCGTAACCGGACCAGCTAG
- a CDS encoding DNA polymerase III subunit alpha: MSFSHLHVSTAFSAHYGVAWPDELAQVAAADGATALACTDRDGLYGTIKHLKACMEAGIDPIVGVDLAVFDDDGDHRTQLAGRVVVLARGHNNGAGYRALCRLVSDAHARTSGKAGGAVPVAVTRAELASRTLDPKTLKPVLTVLIGPDSDVGRAMSGRRYLRPRTLFKSWLDAMPPRTLVAEVVSQLTAPGAPLSTAHAVRMLKLAEEHHVPAVLTNAVRYCAEDGAATADVLDSARTLKSLPELAAEPLLQPNGQAWLKSSAQMLQLGKEIIRAAGYGAADLKQLMAQTEALADFCRIDPVTDMGWKQPVVPEASVIGISQDPHDELVQRCEAGISRRFPGISGSAHKDMRSRLEHELGIIRNLGFSSYFLTVAEVSRMIMDMGVRAAARGSGASSLVNYLIDVSQVDPLQHDLIFERFLSRDRATLPDIDIDVESAERHNVYRRIFDRFGSERVTLMSMQNGYRARGAVRDAGMALGMDDDDVGEIAKQLWRFSARKFREALVEKPELREFAGRVEQRDFAENQQLDLLVDLTERLDRLPRHISMHPCGVILGDATLLDRTPVQPSGLGLPMSQFDKHDMDPMGMLKLDVLGVRMQSAMAFAVREVIRIHPSKAEVVAAGAHPAGPDGTGPDYIAENGHIDLNAVPLDDEPTYELIRSTHTLGCFQIESPGQRELIGKLAPREFNDLIIDISLFRPGPMKSDMVRPFLEHRHGFAPEVYPHPDLKPVLQETHGVTVFHEQILKTFHVMTGCGLARADEFRRALGNEVHELKVEEFFRREARIKGYTPEVVDKVWGTLKAFGSFGFCKAHGAAFAVPTYQSAWLKTHHPEAFLAGLWEHDPGMYPKRLLVAEARRLGIPILPLDINRSHAEYRVERVTDGPDAGKLGIRLSLNGIYGLSGTELKRIVAGQPYDSLADLRARSRLSKPSIKRLAQLGAFDSLHRESGGAANRADLVQHLQQLQAAGGTRKGLDIMDGQLSLPLGDVELRNVKPGLPAPTLVENVRAELDLMAIDVSGHLMDSHRPMLDRLGVTTADKLLSLRNGTEVLVAGVRIATQTPPMRGGRRVVFISIDDGTGCVDSVFFHEAQEQAGLLLFGTRLLLIRGTTRRTGPRGISLSASMAWDLSRVESLPFAADRVESTDVPHPLDGISRSLAITGMGG, translated from the coding sequence ATGAGCTTCTCCCACCTTCACGTTTCCACGGCCTTCAGCGCACACTATGGCGTTGCCTGGCCCGACGAACTGGCCCAGGTTGCCGCCGCGGACGGCGCAACCGCGCTCGCCTGCACGGACCGGGACGGCCTCTACGGCACCATCAAACACCTCAAAGCCTGCATGGAAGCCGGCATCGACCCCATCGTGGGGGTGGACCTTGCGGTTTTCGACGACGACGGCGACCACCGCACCCAGCTCGCCGGCAGGGTAGTGGTACTCGCCCGCGGCCACAACAACGGGGCGGGCTACCGCGCACTGTGCCGGCTGGTGTCCGATGCCCATGCCCGCACCTCCGGCAAAGCCGGGGGAGCGGTGCCCGTGGCGGTCACCCGCGCCGAACTCGCCTCCCGCACGCTCGACCCCAAAACCCTGAAACCGGTCCTGACGGTCCTGATCGGCCCGGATTCCGACGTCGGACGGGCCATGAGCGGCCGCCGCTACCTCCGTCCGCGCACCCTTTTCAAAAGCTGGCTGGACGCCATGCCCCCAAGAACCCTGGTGGCGGAAGTCGTTTCCCAGCTCACTGCCCCCGGAGCGCCCCTGAGCACCGCCCACGCAGTACGAATGCTCAAACTCGCGGAAGAACACCACGTACCGGCCGTGCTCACCAACGCCGTCCGCTACTGCGCAGAGGACGGCGCCGCCACAGCTGACGTGCTCGACTCCGCCCGGACGCTGAAGTCACTCCCCGAACTCGCGGCCGAACCGCTGCTCCAGCCCAACGGGCAGGCCTGGCTCAAATCCTCAGCCCAGATGCTTCAGCTCGGCAAGGAAATCATCCGCGCCGCAGGGTATGGCGCAGCGGACCTCAAACAGCTGATGGCACAGACCGAGGCGCTCGCCGACTTCTGCCGGATTGACCCGGTGACTGACATGGGCTGGAAGCAGCCGGTGGTCCCCGAGGCATCGGTCATAGGCATCAGCCAGGACCCGCACGATGAACTGGTGCAGCGCTGTGAGGCCGGGATCAGCAGGCGGTTCCCCGGAATATCAGGCTCAGCCCACAAGGACATGCGCTCGCGGCTGGAGCACGAGCTGGGAATCATCAGGAACCTCGGGTTTTCCTCCTATTTCCTCACGGTCGCGGAGGTCTCCCGGATGATCATGGACATGGGGGTCAGGGCAGCCGCCCGTGGTTCCGGGGCCTCCAGCCTGGTCAACTACCTGATTGATGTCAGCCAGGTGGACCCCCTGCAACACGACCTGATCTTCGAACGCTTCCTGTCCCGGGACCGGGCCACGCTGCCGGACATCGACATCGACGTCGAAAGCGCCGAACGGCACAACGTGTACCGACGGATCTTTGACCGCTTCGGTTCCGAGCGCGTCACGCTGATGAGCATGCAGAACGGGTACCGCGCACGCGGTGCAGTCCGCGACGCCGGGATGGCCCTGGGGATGGACGATGACGACGTCGGTGAGATCGCCAAGCAGCTGTGGCGTTTTTCGGCCCGGAAATTCCGTGAGGCACTGGTTGAGAAACCTGAGCTGCGGGAGTTCGCCGGCCGGGTGGAACAACGGGACTTCGCCGAAAACCAGCAGCTTGACCTGCTGGTGGACCTCACGGAACGGCTGGACCGGCTGCCCCGCCATATCTCCATGCATCCTTGCGGGGTGATCCTGGGCGATGCCACGCTGCTTGACCGGACCCCGGTGCAGCCCAGCGGGCTGGGGCTGCCCATGAGCCAGTTCGATAAACACGACATGGATCCCATGGGCATGCTCAAGCTTGATGTCCTGGGGGTCAGGATGCAGAGCGCCATGGCGTTTGCCGTCCGGGAAGTCATCCGGATCCATCCTTCCAAAGCGGAAGTGGTGGCGGCAGGGGCCCACCCTGCAGGTCCTGACGGGACCGGGCCGGACTACATCGCCGAGAACGGCCACATCGACCTCAACGCCGTGCCGCTGGATGATGAACCAACCTACGAACTGATCCGCAGCACCCACACCCTGGGCTGCTTCCAGATCGAGTCACCCGGCCAGCGTGAACTGATCGGCAAGCTGGCGCCGCGTGAGTTCAATGACCTCATCATCGACATTTCGCTGTTCCGGCCCGGCCCCATGAAATCGGACATGGTGCGGCCCTTCCTGGAGCACCGGCACGGCTTCGCACCGGAGGTCTACCCGCACCCCGACCTGAAACCCGTGCTGCAGGAAACCCATGGCGTCACTGTCTTCCATGAACAGATCCTGAAAACCTTCCACGTGATGACCGGCTGCGGCCTGGCGCGCGCGGATGAGTTCCGCCGGGCGCTCGGCAACGAGGTCCACGAGCTGAAAGTGGAAGAGTTCTTCCGCAGGGAAGCCCGGATCAAGGGGTACACCCCGGAAGTGGTGGACAAGGTCTGGGGGACCCTGAAAGCCTTTGGCAGCTTCGGCTTCTGCAAGGCGCACGGTGCGGCATTTGCCGTTCCCACCTACCAGTCCGCCTGGCTCAAGACGCACCACCCCGAGGCTTTCCTGGCCGGGCTGTGGGAACACGATCCCGGCATGTACCCCAAACGGCTGCTGGTTGCCGAGGCCCGCAGGCTGGGCATCCCCATCCTGCCGCTGGACATCAACCGCAGCCATGCCGAGTACCGGGTGGAACGGGTGACGGACGGGCCGGACGCCGGCAAGCTGGGGATCCGGCTGAGCCTTAACGGCATCTACGGCCTGTCCGGGACCGAGCTCAAGCGGATTGTCGCCGGCCAGCCCTACGACTCCCTGGCTGACCTCCGTGCCCGGTCCAGGCTGAGCAAGCCAAGCATCAAAAGGCTCGCCCAGCTGGGTGCCTTTGACTCCCTGCACCGTGAATCGGGAGGCGCCGCCAACCGCGCGGACCTCGTCCAGCACCTGCAGCAGCTCCAGGCCGCGGGCGGTACCCGGAAGGGCCTCGACATCATGGACGGGCAGCTGTCCCTGCCGCTGGGGGATGTGGAGCTGCGGAACGTCAAGCCCGGGCTTCCCGCGCCCACCCTGGTGGAAAACGTCCGGGCAGAACTGGACCTGATGGCCATTGATGTCAGCGGGCACCTGATGGACAGCCACCGGCCCATGCTGGACCGGCTGGGGGTCACCACTGCAGACAAACTGTTGAGCCTGCGCAACGGCACCGAGGTGCTGGTGGCCGGGGTGCGCATCGCCACCCAGACACCGCCCATGCGCGGCGGCCGGCGGGTGGTGTTCATCAGCATCGACGACGGCACCGGCTGCGTCGACTCCGTGTTCTTCCATGAAGCCCAGGAACAGGCGGGGCTGCTGCTGTTCGGCACCAGGCTGCTGCTGATCCGGGGCACCACCCGGCGGACAGGTCCCCGGGGAATCAGCCTGAGCGCCAGCATGGCCTGGGACCTGAGCCGGGTGGAATCCCTGCCGTTCGCGGCGGATCGGGTGGAGAGCACCGATGTGCCGCATCCTTTGGACGGGATCAGCCGAAGCCTGGCGATTACCGGAATGGGCGGCTGA
- a CDS encoding DUF6504 family protein, with protein sequence MGMFSESVDVVCTPAGQPLNLQWAGRHYTVCAEPVRWYERRQWWAEERRAPLGSGPGLVDHEIWRVQVQADPRGAGPRDAGEPLTLDLSRHTGSGRWRLLRIHDALRPQTA encoded by the coding sequence ATGGGTATGTTCAGCGAGTCCGTGGACGTTGTCTGCACCCCCGCCGGCCAGCCGCTGAACCTCCAGTGGGCCGGACGGCACTACACGGTGTGCGCCGAGCCCGTCCGGTGGTATGAACGCCGGCAGTGGTGGGCCGAGGAACGCCGTGCGCCGCTCGGCAGCGGGCCGGGGCTGGTGGACCACGAAATCTGGCGCGTCCAAGTGCAGGCGGACCCGCGGGGTGCCGGCCCCCGGGATGCAGGAGAGCCGCTCACCCTGGACCTGAGCCGGCATACCGGCAGCGGCCGCTGGAGGCTCCTGCGGATCCACGACGCCCTCCGGCCACAAACAGCATGA
- a CDS encoding chorismate mutase, translating to MATIQGNDRDALADKEQLAAVRIAVDEVDEQIVTLIARRERLIRIAGTLKGDDAEVRAPGRVERVIEHVRAAAEKKDIDPDIVESTYRAMISGFIKLEMKVHRESS from the coding sequence ATGGCAACAATTCAAGGAAACGATAGGGACGCTTTGGCCGACAAAGAACAGCTCGCTGCTGTTCGGATTGCGGTAGACGAAGTTGACGAGCAGATTGTCACCCTCATTGCGCGGCGTGAACGCCTGATCCGGATCGCCGGAACACTGAAGGGGGACGACGCTGAAGTCCGCGCCCCCGGCCGGGTGGAACGAGTGATCGAGCATGTCCGGGCCGCCGCGGAAAAGAAGGACATTGATCCGGACATTGTGGAATCAACTTACCGGGCCATGATCTCGGGGTTCATCAAACTCGAAATGAAGGTCCACAGAGAAAGCAGCTGA
- a CDS encoding VOC family protein codes for MQPRVDFISLGVRSVDASRRFYAEGLGWPVHREFPGDVVFIQVNHGLILSLWDAAQMHAEAGVGVPGPVPCITLSHNLPSTEAVDRVMAEAASAGATIVAAPVTQPWGGYSGYFADPDGFRWEVAYNPTWTVDDAGKVTV; via the coding sequence ATGCAGCCCAGAGTCGACTTCATCTCACTAGGCGTTCGCAGTGTTGACGCCTCCCGCCGGTTCTACGCGGAGGGCCTCGGTTGGCCTGTCCACCGCGAGTTTCCCGGTGATGTGGTGTTCATCCAGGTCAACCATGGCCTCATCCTTTCCCTGTGGGACGCCGCGCAGATGCACGCCGAGGCGGGGGTAGGTGTCCCCGGCCCGGTCCCCTGCATCACGCTCAGCCACAACCTGCCCAGCACCGAGGCGGTGGACCGGGTCATGGCGGAAGCGGCATCGGCCGGGGCCACTATCGTCGCCGCGCCGGTCACCCAGCCCTGGGGCGGGTACAGCGGCTATTTCGCCGATCCGGACGGCTTCCGCTGGGAAGTTGCCTACAACCCCACGTGGACAGTGGACGACGCCGGCAAGGTCACCGTTTAG
- a CDS encoding SOS response-associated peptidase, producing the protein MARAVGDLLADFDAQLEEEVHLPPSWNVAPTDPVPIVLERLIDDGPVRQLHVARWGLVPSWAKDPGIGPKMINARSETVLEKPAFRKAVKSRRCAVPADGYYEWKQGTGKAKQPYYVHPGKGSGLVFAGLYEWWKDPSKAEGDPGRWMLSTSILTADTPPPGAESTIFGKLTALHDRVPLPMDRATMASWIDPQIDDAAFLVDLVRAHVKDVAADWHVDSVGTEVGNVRNNSPELIRPVEALF; encoded by the coding sequence ATGGCACGGGCCGTGGGTGACTTGCTGGCCGACTTTGATGCCCAGCTGGAGGAGGAAGTGCACCTTCCGCCGTCATGGAACGTGGCACCGACCGACCCCGTGCCGATCGTCCTGGAACGGCTGATCGACGACGGCCCTGTGCGGCAGCTGCATGTTGCCCGCTGGGGCCTGGTGCCGTCCTGGGCGAAGGATCCTGGTATCGGCCCCAAGATGATCAACGCGCGGAGCGAGACGGTGCTGGAGAAGCCGGCCTTCCGCAAGGCCGTGAAGTCACGTCGTTGCGCTGTCCCGGCGGACGGGTACTACGAATGGAAGCAGGGCACCGGCAAAGCCAAGCAGCCCTACTACGTCCATCCAGGCAAAGGCAGCGGGCTGGTGTTCGCGGGCCTGTATGAGTGGTGGAAGGATCCGTCCAAGGCCGAGGGTGATCCCGGGCGGTGGATGCTCTCCACATCCATCCTGACGGCGGACACCCCGCCGCCCGGTGCCGAGTCCACAATTTTCGGCAAGCTCACCGCCCTGCACGACCGCGTGCCGCTGCCCATGGACCGGGCCACCATGGCGTCGTGGATCGACCCGCAGATCGACGACGCCGCCTTTCTGGTGGACCTGGTCCGCGCCCATGTGAAGGACGTCGCGGCCGACTGGCACGTGGATTCCGTTGGCACCGAGGTAGGCAACGTACGCAACAACTCCCCGGAACTGATCCGGCCGGTGGAAGCCTTGTTCTAA
- a CDS encoding mycoredoxin gives MDFTPENGTITMFSTTWCGYCNRLKKQLDAQGIGYTEINIEEVEGTADLVEKLNGGNRTVPTVLFPDGTAATNPSAAEVKSRLAA, from the coding sequence GTGGACTTTACCCCCGAGAACGGCACCATCACCATGTTTTCCACCACCTGGTGCGGCTACTGCAACCGGCTGAAGAAGCAGCTGGACGCGCAGGGCATCGGCTACACGGAAATCAACATCGAAGAAGTGGAGGGCACAGCCGACCTCGTGGAGAAGCTCAACGGCGGCAACCGCACCGTCCCCACCGTGCTCTTCCCGGACGGCACCGCCGCCACCAACCCTTCCGCTGCCGAGGTAAAGAGCCGCCTCGCAGCCTGA
- a CDS encoding S-(hydroxymethyl)mycothiol dehydrogenase produces the protein MVHKVKGVVARSKGAPVTLETILVPEPGPGEALVDILTSGVCHTDLHYKLGSISDDFPFLLGHEATGVVSAVGPDVTNVAPGDRVVLNWRAVCGNCRACNRGQAQYCFNTHNATQKMTLEDGTELSAALGIGAFIEKTLVAAGQCTKVDPDADAAAIGLLGCGVMAGLGAAINTGGVKRGDTVAVIGCGGVGVAAIAGAALAGATTIIAVDIDAKKLDRAKGLGATHTVDSSATDPVEKIRELTGGFGADVVIDAVGRPETYKQAFYARDLAGTVVLVGVPTPEMTLELPLLDVFGRGGSLKSSWYGDCLPSRDFPMLISLYKQGKLDLDAFVTERITIDQVEEAFEKMHSGSVLRSVVEL, from the coding sequence GTGGTCCATAAAGTCAAAGGTGTCGTAGCCCGCTCCAAAGGGGCCCCGGTCACTCTGGAGACCATCCTGGTCCCGGAACCGGGCCCGGGCGAGGCTCTGGTGGACATCCTCACCAGCGGCGTCTGCCACACCGACCTGCACTACAAACTGGGCAGCATCAGCGATGACTTCCCCTTCCTCCTGGGCCATGAGGCCACCGGAGTGGTCAGCGCCGTGGGCCCGGACGTCACGAACGTCGCCCCGGGCGACCGCGTGGTGCTGAACTGGCGGGCCGTCTGCGGCAACTGCCGTGCGTGCAACCGCGGCCAGGCACAGTACTGCTTCAACACCCACAACGCCACCCAGAAGATGACGCTCGAGGACGGCACCGAACTCTCCGCCGCCCTGGGCATCGGCGCATTCATCGAAAAGACCCTCGTTGCCGCCGGCCAGTGCACCAAGGTGGATCCCGACGCCGATGCTGCCGCCATCGGCCTGCTCGGCTGCGGCGTCATGGCCGGACTGGGCGCCGCCATCAACACCGGGGGCGTCAAGCGCGGTGATACGGTCGCCGTCATCGGCTGCGGCGGTGTGGGCGTGGCCGCCATCGCCGGCGCCGCGCTCGCCGGCGCAACCACCATCATCGCCGTCGACATCGACGCGAAAAAGCTGGACCGTGCCAAGGGCCTCGGCGCCACCCACACCGTGGACTCCTCCGCAACGGACCCTGTCGAGAAAATCCGGGAACTCACCGGCGGCTTCGGCGCTGACGTGGTGATTGACGCCGTCGGGCGCCCCGAAACGTACAAGCAGGCGTTCTACGCCCGCGACCTCGCCGGCACCGTGGTGCTGGTGGGCGTCCCGACGCCGGAGATGACCCTGGAGCTGCCCCTGTTGGACGTCTTCGGCCGCGGCGGCTCGCTGAAGTCCTCCTGGTACGGCGACTGCCTGCCGTCCCGGGACTTCCCCATGCTGATCAGCCTCTACAAGCAGGGCAAGCTGGACCTGGATGCCTTCGTGACCGAGCGGATCACCATCGACCAGGTGGAGGAAGCGTTCGAGAAGATGCACTCCGGTTCCGTGCTGCGTTCGGTGGTGGAACTGTGA
- a CDS encoding MBL fold metallo-hydrolase yields the protein MSVRIDRLVTSGTFSLDGGTWDVDNNVWIVGNEEECVVIDPAHDAKAVAAAVGGRKLKAILLTHGHDDHIRSVADFWDLVQAPIHLHREDWMLWRNVYPDVEPDVAIKHGDVIEVAGVSLTALHTPGHSPGSVSFHLADGPDGEGSLFSGDTLFQGGPGATGRSYSDFPTIIESIRTWLLPLPAETVVRTGHGASTTIGAEAPHLDEWIARGH from the coding sequence GTGAGCGTCCGGATCGATCGTCTCGTCACGTCCGGAACGTTCTCGCTCGACGGCGGTACCTGGGATGTGGACAACAACGTCTGGATCGTGGGCAACGAGGAGGAATGCGTGGTGATCGACCCCGCGCACGATGCCAAGGCCGTAGCCGCGGCCGTCGGTGGCCGGAAGCTCAAGGCGATCCTGCTGACCCACGGCCACGACGACCACATCCGTTCAGTAGCTGACTTCTGGGACCTCGTCCAGGCACCGATCCACCTCCACCGGGAAGACTGGATGCTTTGGCGGAACGTCTACCCGGATGTGGAACCCGACGTCGCCATCAAGCACGGCGACGTCATTGAAGTGGCGGGGGTCAGCCTGACGGCCCTGCACACCCCCGGTCACTCGCCCGGCTCGGTGTCCTTCCACCTAGCTGACGGACCCGACGGCGAGGGCTCGCTCTTCAGCGGCGACACCCTGTTCCAGGGCGGCCCCGGCGCCACGGGCAGGTCCTACAGCGACTTCCCCACCATCATCGAGTCGATCCGGACGTGGCTGCTGCCGCTCCCGGCCGAAACGGTGGTCCGGACCGGCCACGGCGCCAGCACCACCATCGGGGCCGAAGCCCCGCACCTGGACGAATGGATCGCCCGGGGCCACTAA
- a CDS encoding biotin/lipoate A/B protein ligase family protein, producing the protein MTIRELSNMQDAEAGLRTLTVVRQDHSLGAARDLEFGLELLTQAKTGRIGPTLRLYRPAPTVAFGQRDTRLPGFDAAARACREHGFEPLVRKAGGRAAAYHEGTLVVDHVMPHADAIAGSKGRFSFFGELLAQSLRDVGVQAAVGEIPGEYCPGEFSVHGTHPADPAHRIKLVGTAQRVVSGGWLFSSVIVVENSAPIRSVLTDSYAALGLDWDPATAGAANDLVPGLTVQDVEDAVIAAYAGHASLQHADFSSYAGLDTREA; encoded by the coding sequence ATGACCATAAGGGAGCTTAGCAATATGCAGGACGCCGAAGCGGGACTCCGGACGCTCACCGTGGTGCGGCAGGATCATTCCCTCGGCGCCGCACGTGACCTGGAATTCGGCCTCGAACTGCTGACCCAGGCGAAGACCGGCAGGATCGGCCCCACGCTACGGCTGTACCGGCCCGCGCCGACTGTTGCCTTCGGTCAGCGGGATACCCGCCTGCCCGGCTTCGACGCGGCCGCCCGGGCCTGCCGCGAGCACGGATTTGAACCCCTGGTGCGGAAGGCGGGCGGACGCGCCGCCGCCTACCACGAGGGCACGCTGGTGGTGGACCATGTGATGCCCCATGCGGACGCCATTGCCGGTTCCAAGGGCCGGTTCAGCTTCTTTGGTGAGCTGCTGGCGCAGTCCCTGCGGGACGTCGGTGTGCAGGCAGCGGTTGGCGAAATTCCGGGGGAGTACTGCCCTGGGGAGTTCAGCGTTCACGGCACCCACCCGGCAGACCCGGCGCACCGGATCAAGCTCGTGGGCACAGCGCAGCGCGTGGTGAGCGGCGGGTGGCTGTTCAGTTCCGTGATCGTGGTGGAAAATTCCGCCCCCATCCGCAGCGTCCTGACGGACAGCTATGCAGCCCTGGGCCTGGATTGGGACCCGGCCACCGCCGGCGCGGCCAACGATCTGGTGCCTGGCCTCACGGTCCAGGATGTTGAGGACGCCGTTATTGCCGCGTACGCCGGCCACGCCTCCCTCCAGCATGCCGACTTCAGCAGCTATGCAGGTTTGGATACTCGGGAGGCGTAG
- a CDS encoding DUF2177 family protein — translation MVILQFLVVAAAFAVIDAVWLKLMNPFYRSHIGDLLADKPHLGYAVAFYVMYIAAIVFFALRPALDGGSWLTAVGYGAALGAFAYATYDLTNAATLKTWPLQLIVVDILWGAALTGLSTLAGWLVFRAT, via the coding sequence ATGGTCATTTTGCAATTCCTTGTCGTCGCGGCTGCGTTCGCGGTCATCGACGCCGTCTGGCTCAAGCTCATGAACCCGTTCTACCGCAGCCACATCGGTGACCTGCTCGCAGACAAGCCACACTTAGGTTACGCCGTGGCTTTCTATGTCATGTACATAGCGGCGATTGTCTTCTTTGCGCTGCGGCCGGCGCTCGACGGCGGCAGCTGGCTGACCGCCGTCGGCTATGGGGCCGCTCTGGGCGCCTTTGCCTACGCGACGTATGACCTGACGAATGCCGCCACGCTCAAGACGTGGCCGCTGCAGCTCATTGTTGTGGACATCCTGTGGGGTGCCGCCCTGACCGGATTGTCCACCCTCGCCGGCTGGCTGGTGTTCCGCGCCACCTGA